In the Candidatus Roizmanbacteria bacterium genome, TGTTTGCAGCCCTAGCCTCTCTTAAAAAGGGAGGATTCTGGGCATTTTTGGAAGCGGGAGATTCGCTTGCTTTTGAGATTGTTGGTAAAAACGCGGACATACGTTTTTATGTGTCCGCTCCGTCAAAGGTAGCCGACCTTGTTGAAAAAACAATTTATGGGTACTATCCAGCAGCCGACATTAAGAGAGTTGATGAGCCCAATATCTTTATTGAAAACGGAAAGGTAAGTTACGCTGCCTTTATTGCAAAAGAAGCTCCATATATGCCACTTAAGACCTACAAAGATATGCCGACCGATAGTCTTGCCTCAATAACTTCTGCGCTTTCTAAGATGGAGGAGGAAGAAGGAGCGCTTGTACAGATCCTGATTAAACCATCGGACGGCAAGTGGAAAAAGGCCGGAAAGTCCTACGTCGCCAGCGTTAAGAAGAATGAGGCCAATCCAGAGAAGGCTACCTTCAAAAGCGATCCAAAACTTCTTGAGAGAATTGAGGATAAAAGCGGGAAGCAAGGATTCGACACCGCTCTACGCATAATTGTCTCTTCTCGGTCCAAGGATAGCGCAGATTTACATCTGCGAAATATCAAGTCTGCCTTTACTCAGTTTAACTCGGACTCAAACAGCCTGAAGGGCGTAAAAATACGGTTTAAGGGCGGCTTCATGCTAGACGCTATCTATAAGTTCTTTCCAGTATTTGAGCTGCCATTTTTTAGAACCTTCTCTGTATTTTCAAGCGAAGAAATAGCTTCTTTTTTCCATTTCCCAAACAAAACCATCGAAACGCCACACGTTGCATGGCTAAAGGCAAAGAGTGCTCCTGTGGCCTCAGAGGTACCTCAAGAAGGCGGCACAGAGATTGGTATGGGCTACTTCCGTGGCATACGACGACCCGTGCATATCGGACTTCCCGATCGTCAAAGGCACGTCTATATAATCGGAAAAACGGGAACGGGTAAGTCATATCTTCTACAGAACATGATCGACCAAGACATACGAGCAGGTCGCGGAGTCTGCGTGATCGATCCACACGGAGATTTAATCGACGATGTCCTAAAGTACATCCCACCGGAAAGAGCGGAGGACGTAATTTACTTTGATCCTGCAGATTCAGAGCGTCCCATGGGGCTAAATCTGCTAGAAGCACAAACCGAGGATCAGAAACATTTCATAACCACAGCAATTATCAACCTTATGTACAAGCTGTACGATCCTCAAAGAACCGGAATCATCGGTCCTCGATTTGAACATGCGGTGCGAAATGCTATGTTGACCGTCATGTCAGAAGAGGGGGCAACATTCGTGGAGGTTATCCGCATTCTCACCGATGCAAAATACGTTCAAGAACTTCTACCAAAGGTTACGGACCCAATCATTCGAAGATACTGGACCGATCAGATCGCGCAGACCTCGGACTTTCATAAGTCGGAGGTACTTGACTACATCGTCTCGAAGTTCGGTCGTTTCGTCACGAATAAACTTATGAGAAATATCATCGGACAGTCAAAGTCTGCTTTTGATTTTAGAAAGGTGATGGATGAGGGAAAGATCCTTCTCATAAATCTCTCCAAAGGACGTCTTGGAGAGGAGAACTCAAACTTCCTTGGCCTGACCTTAATCCCTAAGATTCTCGTTGCCGCAATGAGTCGACAGGAGATCCCTGAAGATCAACGTCGAGACTTCTTCCTATACGTCGATGAGTTTCAGAACTTTGCTACTCCAGACTTTGCAACGATTCTGTCTGAGGCTAGAAAGTACCACCTCAACCTAACGGTAGCTAATCAGTTTATTGGTCAGGTCGAAGAAGAGGTCAAAAATGCGATATTTGGTAACGTAGGAACGATGATTACGTACAGAGTCGGAGTTACCGACGCATCTTACTTACAGCGAGAGTACCAGCCCGTATTTGGAGAGTCTGACCTTATAAACATCGAGCGATTTCACGTATACATGAAGACGATAGTCAATAACGAACCAGTACCTCCTTTTTCCGTAGACTTAACTCGCGATGTGAACGCTCTTAAAAAGACACAAAACCTTAAGATCGCACAGGCAATTATTCAGTTATCTCGTCTCAAATACGGAAGACCGAGAGAGCTTGTGGAGGCAGAGATTACGCAACGGGCGAGACTGTAGAGGAGTTATGAAGTTGCGAAAGTTGAAAGTTAGAAGGTTTGTTTTATGGGTTTGTCGGTTAACCAACAAACCAGTTAACCAGTTAACGCGCTAACAAACTTTCAAAACCTGTAACTTTCTTAACCTTTAAACCAAAGTGTATGATTAAATCTTTTGAAGCTACTTTAACCAAACGAACTGAGTTAACCCACGACATTAATCTATTTAACTTTGAGATTGTAAACGATACGCTGCAGTTCCTCGCCGGACAGTATGTAATCATGTTGATAACTTTTCCTGATGGGACGGTAGCTCGGCGACTTTACTCGATTTCAAGCGAATCCCAAAACACAAAAAGTTTCGATCTACTTGTAAAGAGAATTCCAGGAGGTATGGCATCAAACTATCTGGCGGGACTTCCGATTGGAGGGAAGGTTTCTTTTCAAGGACCAGCAGGGGTCTTTTCTATGAAGGACAGCGATCCTACCAAATCAAAGGTTTTTAGCGACGAGTACGGGTATTGCGCCGATCTATAGTATGCTAAGGTCCAGAATTTTGGATGGTGTAACCAATGAAAAATGGTATCTCTTTTGGGGGGCACGAACAAAGAACGACCTACACTGGGTAAAGGAACTGGAGGAGATGCGGCGAAAGAATCCATCTTTTAAGTATTCATTCTGTCTCTCGAGAGAGTCGGACCCTTCACAGAAAACAATGCCACCTGAGTGCGCGTTGGGGCGAATAGATGCCAGTTTTCAAAATGACATTTTAGAGTCGGTAAAAGGGAACACAGAGCTCCTTAATGGATATGAGTACTACATCTGTGGAAGTATTAATGCGGTTGAGACGCTCCGTCAGTCACTCATCGGCGAAGGAGTCGAAAAGAAGAATATACACTCGGAGAAATTCATTTGACTCGTATACGGTATTTGGTATCTCGTATTCCGTATTCAGGACTTTGTTTGGGAGGATTTCAATAATCCATTAAGTAATTTATGGACTCTCACAGTTTTTTCTGCAAACTGTCTGAATATCACATCATTGAAATAGTGCAGATCTCTAGCTATAAGCAATTGGTTCTGTAATTCGGCGACTGATCCGATTGAGATCGTATAGAAACGATTTTTATCGGCTGATGTTCTTTTGTAGAATCCTTCGGCAACGTTACTTGTAATGGAAACGACCGCTCTTCTGAGTTGGTCAATTAGTCCATAACGCTCATGTTTTGGAAAATGATCTGTAGCTTTGTAGATTTCTATTACCAATTCGTGTCCAATTTTCCATGCGTCTAAGTGGGTAAATGAACGAATCTTCATACGAAATACCTTATACGACATACGGAATACGTTGTCTACGGACTATATGCTACAAAACATCAAGATCGGAGCGTTCTAAAAGGCGGTAGCCTAGAATGATGTGAAGAAAAACTCAGCCGGTATCTGTGGATACGACTGGAAAAGTTGTACCTTCTTAGTAACTCCTGTTCTTGTTGTGGCTTGTGAGGTCACTGTTTGTCCCGATGCCTGTAAGGTGCTTGTTCCCACAAGTCCAAGGGTCGTGCTTGAAGGCCCACCGATTGAGATATATCTTACGATGAGAAAACGTGGATTGGAGGCAATGGTCACGGGTATATTTGAGGTTCTGCATCGATAGGTAGTTCCATTCACCGTTGAGGAGGATACGCTTCCAATCTGTGTTCCAGATGAGCTAAAGTTATTGCCCGTGTCTGCGATGTATCTCGTAACTCCCGTAGTTGTCACGACAGCTATATCAAGGACCATGTTATTGCAGTTGGCGCTACCAGAGACATCATAGGCGATGCTTACGTTATTATTTGACGCAGGATTTGAGATTAACTTGGTGACGCTATTATAGGAGCCAAGATAGAACGTGAAGCCCTCGCCAGAGGATAGAGAAGGTGAGACAAACTGCGCGCTCGCTGCGGAGGTTAAACTTGTTGAACCAGAGGTAATTGTTGAGGAGAGACTACCGATACTGGATAGATTGGCTATATTTGATCCGCTCTTTAAGGATGCTTCGATGCCTGCTTCTGCTGCGGCTAGAGCTTTCTGGTTCTCCTCTTCAAGTTTGGTAAGTTGAGTATCGGTCCTTGCGGTGAAGGTAATGGTTAAGACGATCGTGATGGCAATAGCCATGATCATAACCATAATTAGTAGAATCTGACCGGCTTGGTATGCCGTATTTAGTATATGGTATCTCGTATCTAGCAGATTGTTTTTTCTTATGTTTGTGTTTTGGTTTGGTGTTTTCATACGATATACGGTATATGAAATACTAAATACTCGTCTACTGAATCTGAGTCCAGCTTGAGCGCAAAACTGATAATTTATCGATCAAGTTTACGTATGAGACAGGATTAAAAACGATAAATAAAGATGGCGCAGAAGTTCCACGATTTCGGGTCATAGCAACCGGCGTTGAGGACGTGACATTTCCTGTAATCTTCAAAGGAGTTGTGCTTGAGGAAAGTTCGGAAAAGGCAATGGTGTCTGCGATAAATAGACCATTAGCCTGAGTTAACGAGTCGCCAAAGGTAAGCGTCTTTGGGGTTGTAGACGTACCTGCGACCACCAAGGCAAAGGGTCGATCAAAGATATTGAAGGACTTTGTGAATCCACCTGTTCCCCTAAGTGTAACGTTGCCATTTACAATCAATACTACATTGCTCGGCGCGATATCAGAGGAGATAGTAAGATCTCCATTATAGTAGTAGAGCCCTGAGACAAGTATCTGAGACAGATCTGTTACGGTCGTCACACTCTTATTAGTCATCACATAGCTTTTGAAAGATGAGGCGGTGAATGTGCTGGGGATAGTAGTATTTGCACGACTCCACCCCGAGGAGGAGACGGTTCCTGTCCCCACGTTTATACTCCCAATTGCAGCAACAATACCTGAGGCTCCCTGATTAAAGATTGTTGGAGAGGTATCTGAGAAGTCGTAGATGGTTGATAAAGGAGTAATGGTTGAAGAAAGATTCCCTAACTTATAGAAGGATGCGTCTCTAAGTTTATAGAGTGCTCCTGGAACGGCCGGCGTAGTAGGTGTGGGCGCCGCTACTGTTGGAGTGGGAGTTGGAGTTGAACCTCCAAGACAGGTAAACGTATTGCCGACGGTTCCTGGGGAGGTGCAACCTAAGCTATTGCAGCTATGCACCCACCAACTATACGTATTATTAAGGGCTCCGATAAATGAATACGCCGGACTGCCTTGCGTTGCACAGAAGTCTCCTCCTCCGCTACAGGTACCATCCCAACCACCCGTTGTTGTATTATTTACTCGCAGTTCGTAGTATGTGTCGCTTGCTCCTGGAGTCCATGAGAGATTTACTGTGTTGGCGCCATTACATGACCCGATAAGATTGGTCGGCGGCACTGGAGGGACTGGGCCGACAGGTGTTGGTGTTGCCCCAGCGGGGGGAGTAGGAGTTGGCGTTGATCCGGAAGGAGGAGTAGGTGTGGCTGAGCAAGCAGCCCCTATATATATCCAGCCCCCCGTCGAGCCATTACACTGAGATGTTCTACACGTTCCTCCTGCATCTGGTGATCCACAAACTACCTGTCCAGGAGAAGCGACTACCGAACTTCCATCACATAATGTTCCGGAGCAGTTTTGTGGTACCGGAGTTGCGGTTGGCTTAGGGTCGGTTGGAGCCGCACATGAGCTTGAAGAGACACATCTATACTTAGTCTGACATACTGAGGTGGCGGTAGACGATGATTGTGTCTGCTGCATTTCAGTACTGGAACATGAGCCACCTCCACAGCTCTGATCGGTCCAAGGTCCATAGGGACAGGCCGAACATACCGGAACAAGTCCGAGTGCATTTATTTGAACCGAACAGCTTCTTGTGCCTGCGGTACAAGCTCCGAATTGACAATACTCAGGACCTGGTTGAATATTTCCAATACACGCACCGCCTCCCCAGAAGCAGGATACGGTGTCAGTGCCAGTTGAATTAATACATCCATTACTGCATCCTTTATTACTCGGACATTGTGATTTGTTTACGGTTTGTCGGTAATAATCATCTCCACACGATTGGGCAAATGTGACTTTTGGCAAAAGAATAACCGTGAACGAAGCGAAAATAATGAGTATGATTCGCGATAATATCATTGCTTATATAATACAGCACTTATCAAGCGTTGTAGCGCATCTTTTTCTTCAAATTATATGCGGAGCCTGATCCAAAAAATAGGTAGCCACCGAATGGGAGCGTTCCCATCATCTGCTTGGAATCACTATATTTTAGTAGATTGTCTGAATGCTAGGTGTGACGACTACTCCAATCAGTGCGAGTTCATCTGCTGTATACTTGCTAAGTGCTTCATCTAGTTTTCTTGTCTTGGTAGCCTGATAAATTCCGCCGTTACTGGTGCTAGATTAGGATTTTGTTCATAGTCATATCCTGCCTGTCCAAAAAATGTACTATTGTCTGTGCCATACTCAACGACTATAGGCGCGCCAATTTGGCCGGGATCATTAAGTGCATTAATCAAGTTTTCTGAGCCTACAATCATTTTATCAGGATCGGGTTTGGCATCAGTTTGGTGGTGGGAGTCAATTCCATAGGTATTTATAGCTCCATCGTTCGCAATAGGCCCCCAAAAATTAGCTCCTGCATTAGTTTTTATTGTTGGGAAACGTTTGAGTAATTCTGGATCATTTACGTCTTGAATGAATAGTTGCACAAATCTATCTCCTTGGAAAGTGATATATCCGATCGCTTCCAGCGCAGCCGTTGTATCACCTGTTTGAACTGGTATGGTTCCAAGGTTTATACCAAGCATCCTGTATGAGTTGTCATCAGGAGCTGGGTAGTTTTTTATCATTGAGAAACCACTCACATATGGGACAAAGTTAGTGGTTTCATGATAATCTACCACTTGCTGTTTCGTGAGCTGAAAAAACTTTGCCATGCTCTCTTCCACCGCCTCTACTCTCACTTTTTGCTCTGGGCTTGCAAATACGCGTTCTACGGTTGTGGTAGTAGTATTCTCTGTAGTTGTTGGATTCTCCGTTGTTGTTTGCCTCGGTAGAGATGCTGTAGTTGGTACCTCAGTGGAAGATGAGCTTGGAGTTGTAGTTCCGAGTGTAGTTGGTTGGGGCTCAGAAGATTGAGGAGCGCAGCCTGGGATGCCAAGAGCTGCACCAACTCCAATCAGCCCTTTGATAAATGTTCTTCGGTTGAGCACTGGAGCTTGACTAGGTGATCGTTCTGACATATTGATACTATAGTTTGATTATAGCGATTTTATGCTCGTTGTCAAGCTAACGCTCATTTACCAAACAGTTTGTAGAAGCCCTCTTTATCAAATCGCTGATTTTTGACCATAGAGATTCCAAGTGTATAGCCTTTTATTTCAGTCATTGGTTTTCCGGTTTCTACCCCAATAACCTCACCGGACTTAACATTACGCTTGGTTGGTGTTGACTCGGGTTCATATAAGAAATAATAAATCGTCCCATCATCTCCCTTGAGGTAATGTATGGGTAGGTTTCCTGGTTCAAGACGTTGGAATTCGAGAAGTCCTGCCACTGGCGCATAGACCTTAGATCCTTTTGGGAGCTTGAATACAGCAACAATAGTCTCATTAAGACTTTCTCTTCCAAGAATCTTAACGCTTTTACAGTAGGACGAGTCAACCACTTTACAGTTTTTCGGTAGTTTCTCAAGGAGTTGAGAAATCCTATTTCCTGGATTGAATAATACCAATGCTAAGGTAACATCAAAAAGAATGAATAACAAAAGTAGCGCTGTGAGAATTTTTTTCATTTATTTATCATATTTACTTTGCTCCTGAACTTTCATTAAATTGCTGTCCGTAACTATATAGAGTGTCTTCGGTCTTGCCCGTGTCCGAGCGTGCGCCCAAACTCTGAGGTTTATCTGTCAGTTCGAACTCAATGCGACTTACGGTAACTTTTGTGAGTCTTTTATTAAATAAGTTTATGCGATTTTCATCCCAAAAATTAATCTCATCAAGTTTTTTATCTAAGTACTCTTTATTTGCAATGCTTGCCTTCGTTTGTGGAATGGTTGAGGTTACGGTAACGCTATGCTTAAAAGGGAAGCTTAGTATGGATGGATTGAATAAGAATATGGCCAAAAAAACATCGACCAAAAGAAAGATTCCCAATAACACAGCCAACAGACCCTTCATTACATTGAGTGTAACAAATCCAGACTTCAAGTCAATGACATTCTACCCTCATAGAGCCAAATAGTTTATAAGAGCGGACCTCCCCCGATGAAGGAGCAATCTTCTTTTCAAGTTTTTCTGGTTTCATACAAAAAAAGTTAAATAGACAAGTGAAAGAGTTGATCGTATTAGGAGACCTTTGTAAAAAGTGCACTTTTTCCAGTGTTTGCGGGCGAATAGTCAAAGATGTTTAGTACTATCTTGCTTAAATCCTCGTAGTTAGGAACGGTGCTACCGTCAACTATACCCACGGGAACAGCATATGTTAAAGCTGGAGCAACCCACTGGAGTTGAGGGTCTAACGGATAGTTTAAGCATGCGATAATGGACAAAGTATGACCTAGGTTAGAGCCAAAAGGCCTGAGAGATCCTTGTGACATTGGTAAATCGTAGTCTGGAGCATTAAGTACGTGATAGCTAAGGAAGAACTGTCCATCTGGTGTCATTCCCATCAATATTCTCGCATTATCTGCTGATGTTGGGTAGTAGTACTCATTAAATCCACTGAATGGATCAAAGCCATCTATCTTGGTAAGATCACCACTACTGACTATCATTGGTTTTTTGAAGTCCATGGTCAATGGTGCAGACTTTACAATGGGTGGGTATTTGACATGCTCAATCGGCTCAGAAATATTGTCTGGCAGGTATACAGTATCTACCCAGTCATGTTCTGAAAGGTATGCTTTGTAGGCCTCAACATCTACGCCACCTTCTGGCCTGATAAACTCAGGGTGCTGAGCTCCAAAGGTCCAGAGAAGATCTTCAAAGAGTGCTTCCTGAGGTGCTTCTACTCCTTCCTCTACTTTTTAAATCCATACTTATGTGATCCATCTTTCATATGCAGCTCAAATCCTCCAAACTGTGGAGCGGACTCTACTTCAGAGTAGTCCACCATTTCTCAAAGACATCATATCCATCTTTACTCTCAACCACATCTGTTGGTGTAGGCTCGGCTGTGGTTGTAGGAGCTATAGTTGTCTCAATCGTTGTTGGGGAGATTGTTGAAGGGATGGTCACAGGTTCAGTTGGACTGGTAGGTTCAACGTCTATCGTGCTAACAACAGGAGTAGTGACAGAAGATGATTCATTTTCACCACGTGTTGCAATAAAGACACCTGTTCCTCCTCCTAAGAGGGCAGTTGTGGCTATAGCTAGATTACGTAGTTTATGAGACCGGACCTCCCCCGATGAAGAATTCATTTTCTTTTCAAGTTTTTCAGGTTTCATACAAAAAAGTTGGGTAGTAAAATGGAAGAGCAGATCGTATTAGGATACCTTAGTAAAAAGTGCGTTGTCTGAGGAGTTTGCAGGCGCAAAGTCAAAAAAGCTCAGTACTATCTTGCTAAGATCCTCATAGCTGGGGACGGTGCTACTGTCAATCTTTTTGCTTCCGGGCACCCAGTATGTCAAAGATGGAGCGATCCACTGTAGTTGAGGGTCTAATGGATAGTTTAAAGCTGCTGTAATAGACATTATTTCACCAAGCTCGTAACTTAAAGGTCTGAGAGATCCTTGTGACAATGGTAGATCGTAGTCGGTAGTGGTAAGCGTATGATAGCTAAAGAAAAACTGTCCATCTGGTGTCATGCCCATCAACATCCTCGCGTTATCTGCGGATGTTGGGTAGTAGTACTCATAAAATCCAGCGAATGGATCAAAGCCGTCGATCTTGGTAAGATCGCCACTGCTGATTATCATTGGTTTTTTGAAGTCCATAGTCAATGGCACAGACTTAATAACTGGCGGGTATTTGACATGCTCAATCGGCTCAGAAATATTGTCTGGCAGGTATACAGTATCTACCCAGTCATGTTCTGAAAGGTATGCTTTGTAGGCCTCAACATCTACGCCACCTTCTGGCCTGATAAACTCAGGGTGCTGAGCTCCAAAGGTCCAGAGAAGATCTTCAAAGAGTGCTTCCTGAGGTGCTTCTACTCCTTCCTCTACTTTTTTAAATCCATACTTATGTGATCCATCTTTCATATGTAGCTCAAATCCTCCAAACTGGGGAGCGGACTCTACTTCATAGAGTAGTCCACCATTTCTCAAGACATCATATCCATCTTTACTCTCAACCACATCTGTTGGTGTAGGCTCTGCAGTGGTTGTTGATTCGAGGGTGGTTGAAGGAGGTAGTGTTGTTTGGGGTTCAATACTGGTAGTAACAGGAGCTCCTAAATCGGTAGTTTGAACAGCGACAGTTGTGACAACTGGAGTTTCCCCTTGGGAAGGTTGATTTCCGAATTGATCTATAACTGTACATCCACCTACGCCACCAATAGCAGCCGTCCCAGCTATGATTAGGTTTCGTGCTTTATGCGATTTGCGTGGTTTATTAGGCTGTCCATCGGGGGTAAATGACGTTCCTGAGCCTGGGATTACTGTATCGGATCCTCTACCAGAACCGGGTTTAGTTAAGGGCTCCATGACGCGAGCTTCAAATTTCTGTGGAATCCCTCCTGCTGGAACTGGACTTAGTCTTTCTCCCATATCTTTCATAGTAAAGTTACTATAGGACTTATTATAGTATTTCGAATCCACATGTCAAGCGAATATTACCTGCTTCTCCGCCTCAGGATAAATATAGTTCCAAAAGAACCGATGTACAAGATGGTAAGAGGAAGGTCTTGGTAGCGCGCGTAAAATGAAACTTCTTTTATCTTAGGCACATCGACCAGTGGACTTTCTCGTATTAAGGATGGGATTCTGTAGTCAAGATGTCCGGTTGGGCTTATCACAAGGCTGGGACCGGTGTTGGAGACATATATAAAGTACTTACCGTTCTCCATCGCGATACGCCGTATATGATTCTCGATGCGCTTTGCTCCATCGGTCTCAAGAAATAACTGGATGTTCGCAATTCCGATGAAGAAGTCAAAGGGTTGATCAAGATTCGAGTAGTCGGCAACGAACTTATGATACGCAACCTCGAAGCAGGAGATTACCGGAAAAGTCGCATACTGCGAGTTAAACATCACCCGTTTGGTGCCGACCTTTACGTTCTTAGAGATTGGATGTACGGCTCTGTATGGGTCTAAGAGAATCTTTTTAGGGTCAAAGACCAGTGACACATCGTAGCCAGTCCAT is a window encoding:
- a CDS encoding type IV secretion system DNA-binding domain-containing protein; this encodes MDPTLTSTALNGLINVLIALLAALSAGGATWLMMYLIIIYVRMKKREHISMSMVTMEIKISKDNEVKVDAAEQMFAALASLKKGGFWAFLEAGDSLAFEIVGKNADIRFYVSAPSKVADLVEKTIYGYYPAADIKRVDEPNIFIENGKVSYAAFIAKEAPYMPLKTYKDMPTDSLASITSALSKMEEEEGALVQILIKPSDGKWKKAGKSYVASVKKNEANPEKATFKSDPKLLERIEDKSGKQGFDTALRIIVSSRSKDSADLHLRNIKSAFTQFNSDSNSLKGVKIRFKGGFMLDAIYKFFPVFELPFFRTFSVFSSEEIASFFHFPNKTIETPHVAWLKAKSAPVASEVPQEGGTEIGMGYFRGIRRPVHIGLPDRQRHVYIIGKTGTGKSYLLQNMIDQDIRAGRGVCVIDPHGDLIDDVLKYIPPERAEDVIYFDPADSERPMGLNLLEAQTEDQKHFITTAIINLMYKLYDPQRTGIIGPRFEHAVRNAMLTVMSEEGATFVEVIRILTDAKYVQELLPKVTDPIIRRYWTDQIAQTSDFHKSEVLDYIVSKFGRFVTNKLMRNIIGQSKSAFDFRKVMDEGKILLINLSKGRLGEENSNFLGLTLIPKILVAAMSRQEIPEDQRRDFFLYVDEFQNFATPDFATILSEARKYHLNLTVANQFIGQVEEEVKNAIFGNVGTMITYRVGVTDASYLQREYQPVFGESDLINIERFHVYMKTIVNNEPVPPFSVDLTRDVNALKKTQNLKIAQAIIQLSRLKYGRPRELVEAEITQRARL
- a CDS encoding four helix bundle protein, giving the protein MKIRSFTHLDAWKIGHELVIEIYKATDHFPKHERYGLIDQLRRAVVSITSNVAEGFYKRTSADKNRFYTISIGSVAELQNQLLIARDLHYFNDVIFRQFAEKTVRVHKLLNGLLKSSQTKS
- a CDS encoding twin-arginine translocation signal domain-containing protein, with translation MSERSPSQAPVLNRRTFIKGLIGVGAALGIPGCAPQSSEPQPTTLGTTTPSSSSTEVPTTASLPRQTTTENPTTTENTTTTTVERVFASPEQKVRVEAVEESMAKFFQLTKQQVVDYHETTNFVPYVSGFSMIKNYPAPDDNSYRMLGINLGTIPVQTGDTTAALEAIGYITFQGDRFVQLFIQDVNDPELLKRFPTIKTNAGANFWGPIANDGAINTYGIDSHHQTDAKPDPDKMIVGSENLINALNDPGQIGAPIVVEYGTDNSTFFGQAGYDYEQNPNLAPVTAEFIRLPRQEN